GCCTACACGGCAAAAGAAGCCTTGGAGATGCTGCGGCGCGTGCAGATCGACGTGATTCTTATTCACACCTCACTGTATGGCACAGACTGCCTGCAGCTCGCAGAAGATGTGCGCAGGCACAACCCGCGGATCACGATTCTGGCACTGAGCCCGGGCGGCGTGCAAAGTTGCGGCTCGGTCACCACGCTCGACAGCCTGCGCCCTGACCAGTTGGTGCGGTACTTCACCGGCCTTAGCTAGCCGAAGAGTCCGCGGCTGCGTTTATTGTGCAGCCGCAGCTCGGCTCATCTCCTCGCGCACCTCGCGCATCGTGTTCAAATAAAACGCCAGGTTGTGAATCGAATTCAGAACCGCCGAGAGCGGCTCCTGGGCCGCCATCAAATGCCGCAGATACGCACGCGTGTATCGCCGGCAGACCATGCATCCACAATGCACATCCGGCGGATTCTGATCTTCCGCATACTGGCGGTTTTTGATGTTCATGCGGCCTTCTGAGGTAAACAGCAGGCCGTGCCGCGCCGCGCGCGTGGGCAGCACGCAATCCATCATGTCCACGCCCATGCGCGCGTACTCGGCAATTTCATCGGGGTATCCCACGCCCATCACATAGCGCGGCTTGTCTTTGGGCAGCAGCGGCAGGGTCGCTTCGATCACTTCGCGTGTACGCTCGCGCGGCTCGCCCACGCTCAACCCGCCAATGGCATAGCCGGGAAAATCCATCTCCACCAGCCGCTCGGCGGACTCGCGCCGCAGGTCGAGGTACATGCCGCCCTGCACAATGCCGAACAGATTCGGCGTCTGGCCGGCAAAGCGCTCGTCCCACGGCCGCTCGTATTTGTGCGCGTCAAAGTGGCGTTTGCTGCGCTCAGCCCAGCGCAGCGTCAGATCGAGTGACGAACGCGCGCGCGCATACTCGGCCGGATACTCCGTACACTCATCAAACGCCATCGCAATGTCTGAGCCCAGGGCAATCTGCACATCCATCGAGTGCTCGGGCGAAAAGAAGTGCCGCCCACCGTCCAGGTGCGACCGGAACTCCACGCCATTTTCGGTCACCTTGCGCAGCTCGCTCAGGCTGAAGACCTGAAAGCCGCCGGAGTCCGTCAAAATCGCACGCTCCCAGCTCATGAAGCGATGCAGCCCGCCCAGCCTCCGGATCGCCTCATGACCCGGCCGCAGATACAGATGATAGGTATTGCCCAGAATAATCTGCGCTTCCAGCTCTTCCAGAATGTGCTGCGGCACAGCCTTGACCGTAGCGACCGTGCCCACCGGCATAAAAACCGGCGTCTCCACTGCGGCATGTGGCAGTTGCATCGTCGCGCGGCGGCCGCCCGCTTCTGTCGTGTGATGAATGTTGAAAGTCAGAGACACTTTGTCGATTGTAATGCTCTCAGGACTTCTGCAAATAAAAGCGGCGGCCACCCGGGCCGCCGCCATAGCTACCTGCGTAGAAGTTAGAACGTGAGTTGCACCGCCAGTTGCAGTTGGCGCGGCGTATACGCAAAGCCGGAGCTATTGGTATTGGTTACCTGCCCATACTGCGGCGTATAGCTACCGTTCTTGTTGATTGCGTTAAAGCACAACTGGTTTGCCCCGCACGTCGCGGAAGAAGACGAGCCGAAGTTATAAGCCGTCGTGTTGATGCCGGTCACGTTCTGGTGATTGAAGAGGTTGAAAGCTTCAGCGATGAATTGAAAGTTCGCCTTGCCCTTGATCGGGAACTCCTTCGTCATGCGCAGATCCACGACCGCCGTGCGCGGCTGCTTCGCATAGTTTCGATCCAGCCCGGGCGCGCGGCCCGCACCCGCCGAGCCCGTGGGGCCCGAGCCGATGTAGCTGAGCGTCTTGCCGTTCAGTTGCACATAGGGATTGCCGTTTGTGCCGGCGGAGTATGGCAGCCCGTTCTGCACCTGCACGTCAGGGGCAATCTCATACCCGTTCGTCAGGTAGCCGAGGAGCCCATGTGTCTGCCACGGGCTGGTGAAGACGCCATTCACCACCAGCCGGTTCGGCACATTTTGATTGGAGTTGCCGTAGTCAAGCCGCAGGTTCGCGGGATCAAACAACGCATTCGTGCTCGTGCCCGATGTGTTGTTTTCTCCATAATCGAGCGCGTGCGACCAGGTATAGCTTGCATTGAACTGGATGTGGTTGGAGAGCTGATGCTCATACTGCGCAACCAGTCCCTCATAGTTGGAGTTCACGCCGCTGAAGATATCCGTCTCCGCGCCATAATATGGATTCGGACGTCCGCTGCTCGTGGCCGTCACTCCGTTCGAGAGCTGTACCTTGCTCGTCGCCGCCTTCACGTAGAAGTCAACCGGCAGCACCTTGCCGTTTGGCAGCGGTCCCTGACCCGTCGGATCATTGACCATGTAATTCACCTGCACTGGAGCGGGCAGGTTCTGGTCCACAAAGTCCGGCAGCCTGCGTCCCCATGCACCCAGCCATGTCAGGCTCAGCACATCGTGACGGCCAAACTGCTGCTGCACGGTGAGGTCGGCCTGCTCAATCTCAGGCATGCGGAAGTGCGGGTCAAAATAGATCACGTTCGGCGGCGAGCCTGCGGTTCCCGCGCTCGTCACCACTTCCGGAAACACCGGCGCTCCGGCCGTCGTGGGGTTGTAGCTGAACTGCAACTGCGCCAGCGGATTTCCGTTTGGATCAGTCGTCAGCACGCCCGTCTGCGCAATCGCGTTGTAGATGGTCGAGTTAACCAGCCGCGCGAAGAACAGCCCGTAACCGCCGCGCACGACCGTTTTGCCATTGCCGAAGACGTCATACGCAAAGCCCACGCGCGGCCCGACGTTCGTCTTGTCTTTCGGCAGCACGCCGGTCTGCGGAATGTTGTACGCCGGATTCGCATTGTTTGTATTTGGCAACTGCGGATCGGGCGTCTGCTCATACTCCCAGCGAATGCCCATCGTCAGGCTCAGCTTCGGGCTCACCTTCCACTCATCCTGAACGAAGGTCGCATAATCGACCGTGCTGAAGCCGAATCCCTGCGAACCAAATCCCTGCGAGTAGGTGGAGTAGTTTCTCGCCTTCGCTGCCAACGCGCCGCCCTGCGCAGCCAGATAGTAGTCAGTGAAGTAGTTGTAGAGCTGCGTGTAGGAGAAGCTGCCGTACTGGTTATAAAGATTCTCGCTCAGGTCGTGCGTATGCACCATCTGATAGCCGAACTTGAAGTCGTGATTGCCGCGCGTCCACTCCACCGTGTCATTGAACTGCCACGTGCGCTCGTCAGGATAGGCGGGCCGCTCCAGAAAAGCAGGCGTGCCAAACTCAAAGCCGCCATTGCCCGGCGTGATGTAGACCTCCGGCGGAATCCCTCCAAACGGATTCGTATATCCCGCCGCGTTCTTGATCAGCGTGTTTTGCTCATAACTGGTCGGCTGCTGGCTGAACTCAAACTCAAAGTCGCGGCCATACTGGTAGAGCGCCTGGTTGCTCACGTTTGGCGTAATAAAAGTATCGAGCCGCGCAATGCCCCAGTTATCGCGTACGTAGTCATTGCCGTAGCTGCGCTTGCCGTAGTTCAGCGCACCCGCGCCGGTCTGAATGCCCGCGGGGGAGTGCCAGTTCAGGCGGTTGTACTCAAATGACGCGTGGTTCTTCTTGTTGATCTGCCAGTCCAGCTTCGGGAAGTAGATCATCTGCGACCCAAAGCGCGGAGCCACGCCGAGCATGGTGTTCAGTCCGGCAATGCCGTTGTTGTAGTCCGCCACTGCCTGCGTGTAGCTGGTCGGCAAGCCGGCATTGGTCAGGTTATTGGCCAGCGAGCACACATCGGCATCGATGGTGCTGTAGCTCTTCACCGCCGATGCGGAGCAGCCATTCGAGACCGTCGCGTCGGGCTGCGAATAGAAGAAGGTGTTGCCCGGCGTCGAAACACCTGGGAAGTCATGATAGAAGCGATCCACCGCCAGGAAGAAGAACAGCCGGTCTTTGAGAATCGGACCTCCCACGCCAAAGCCATACTGCCGGCGCAGATCGGTCGGTTTGTAGGGCTCGGTCGTGAAGCCGGTTCCGCTCGGCACCGTCAGCTTGGTGTAATCGTTATAGGCATTCCAGATGCTGTCGCGGTCAAAGTAATAGACCTGGCCGTGAAAGTGATTCGTGCCGCTCTTTGACACCGCATTCACCACGCCGCCGGCTGAGAAGCCATACTCCACCGAGTAGTTGGAGGTGTTGACCTGAAACTCCTGAATCGCCGCCTTCGCCGTTGAATAGCCCGCACGCGTGCGCCCGCGTTCTTCTGAGAAGAACGCCTGGTTGTCATCCGCGCCGTCGAACTCCACATTGTTCAAAAGCGTGCTCTGGCCGCGAAAGCTCAGCAGCCCATAGCCGTTGGAGTCATTGACCACGCCCGGCGTCAGCAGCGCATACGATGACCAGCGGTAGTTGTTCACGGGCAGATGCGTCAGTTGGTAATTGTTGATGACTCCTGAAAACGTGGGCGTGCTCGTGTTCACCAAGGGAGCCGCACCCGAAACCGTCACCGTCTGCGCCGCCGTACCCGGCTGCAGATGCGCCTGCACGCTCGTCATGACGCCGACATTCACGGTGAGGTTTTTCGACTGGCTGTTCTGAAATCCGGAGGCCGCAATCGTCACCGTATAGGTGCCCGGCTGCAGATGCACCACGCGGAAA
The DNA window shown above is from Acidobacterium capsulatum ATCC 51196 and carries:
- a CDS encoding response regulator — translated: MERQIVLIVEAERPDGVSARKLILESLQHHVMIAYTAKEALEMLRRVQIDVILIHTSLYGTDCLQLAEDVRRHNPRITILALSPGGVQSCGSVTTLDSLRPDQLVRYFTGLS
- the tgt gene encoding tRNA guanosine(34) transglycosylase Tgt, with the protein product MSLTFNIHHTTEAGGRRATMQLPHAAVETPVFMPVGTVATVKAVPQHILEELEAQIILGNTYHLYLRPGHEAIRRLGGLHRFMSWERAILTDSGGFQVFSLSELRKVTENGVEFRSHLDGGRHFFSPEHSMDVQIALGSDIAMAFDECTEYPAEYARARSSLDLTLRWAERSKRHFDAHKYERPWDERFAGQTPNLFGIVQGGMYLDLRRESAERLVEMDFPGYAIGGLSVGEPRERTREVIEATLPLLPKDKPRYVMGVGYPDEIAEYARMGVDMMDCVLPTRAARHGLLFTSEGRMNIKNRQYAEDQNPPDVHCGCMVCRRYTRAYLRHLMAAQEPLSAVLNSIHNLAFYLNTMREVREEMSRAAAAQ
- a CDS encoding TonB-dependent receptor — encoded protein: MRRGIRWGALAALFLFATMMVTFAGAQTAVDGAIGGTVTDSSGAVIPGAQVTVHNNGTNADQHAVTDGSGYFRVVHLQPGTYTVTIAASGFQNSQSKNLTVNVGVMTSVQAHLQPGTAAQTVTVSGAAPLVNTSTPTFSGVINNYQLTHLPVNNYRWSSYALLTPGVVNDSNGYGLLSFRGQSTLLNNVEFDGADDNQAFFSEERGRTRAGYSTAKAAIQEFQVNTSNYSVEYGFSAGGVVNAVSKSGTNHFHGQVYYFDRDSIWNAYNDYTKLTVPSGTGFTTEPYKPTDLRRQYGFGVGGPILKDRLFFFLAVDRFYHDFPGVSTPGNTFFYSQPDATVSNGCSASAVKSYSTIDADVCSLANNLTNAGLPTSYTQAVADYNNGIAGLNTMLGVAPRFGSQMIYFPKLDWQINKKNHASFEYNRLNWHSPAGIQTGAGALNYGKRSYGNDYVRDNWGIARLDTFITPNVSNQALYQYGRDFEFEFSQQPTSYEQNTLIKNAAGYTNPFGGIPPEVYITPGNGGFEFGTPAFLERPAYPDERTWQFNDTVEWTRGNHDFKFGYQMVHTHDLSENLYNQYGSFSYTQLYNYFTDYYLAAQGGALAAKARNYSTYSQGFGSQGFGFSTVDYATFVQDEWKVSPKLSLTMGIRWEYEQTPDPQLPNTNNANPAYNIPQTGVLPKDKTNVGPRVGFAYDVFGNGKTVVRGGYGLFFARLVNSTIYNAIAQTGVLTTDPNGNPLAQLQFSYNPTTAGAPVFPEVVTSAGTAGSPPNVIYFDPHFRMPEIEQADLTVQQQFGRHDVLSLTWLGAWGRRLPDFVDQNLPAPVQVNYMVNDPTGQGPLPNGKVLPVDFYVKAATSKVQLSNGVTATSSGRPNPYYGAETDIFSGVNSNYEGLVAQYEHQLSNHIQFNASYTWSHALDYGENNTSGTSTNALFDPANLRLDYGNSNQNVPNRLVVNGVFTSPWQTHGLLGYLTNGYEIAPDVQVQNGLPYSAGTNGNPYVQLNGKTLSYIGSGPTGSAGAGRAPGLDRNYAKQPRTAVVDLRMTKEFPIKGKANFQFIAEAFNLFNHQNVTGINTTAYNFGSSSSATCGANQLCFNAINKNGSYTPQYGQVTNTNSSGFAYTPRQLQLAVQLTF